A window of Nicotiana tabacum cultivar K326 chromosome 24, ASM71507v2, whole genome shotgun sequence contains these coding sequences:
- the LOC107802493 gene encoding putative arabinosyltransferase ARAD1, with the protein MAERNVHSMGFFGRKSLFSMFSITSIMFMLSLLFVLRSTGRRHLFYLNIIPKSKILALSEEGYSQSSAQIDEYSKKGTLKKYNLFKCNPSKQVLKVFMYNLPPQFHFELLGWKAEEKSVWPDIRNTIPEYPGGLNLQHSIEYWLTLDLLSSEFADNLDGRSAIRVHNSSEADVVFVPFFSSISYNRFSKLKPGQKTSTNALLQEKLVSFVTAQEEWKRSGGKDHIIVAHHPNSLLDARMKLWPAIFVLSDFGRYPPTIANVEKDVIAPYKHVIRNYGNDTSGFDRRPTLLYFQGAIYRKDGGTIRQELFYMLKDEKDVHFSFGSILKNGVKQATQGMHSSKFCLNIAGDTPSSNRLFDAIASHCVPVIISDEIELPYEDILDYSEFCIFVSTSDALKENFLINFIRNITKEEWTGMWARLKEIENLFEYRYPSKDNDAVQMIWQAIARKVPAINLKLHKSWRYSRAPVSKEIGLKSFPMPKNIL; encoded by the exons ATGGCAGAGAGAAATGTACATTCTATGGGATTTTTCGGAAGAAAATCCTTATTCAGTATGTTTTCAATTACTTCTATTATGTTCATGTTATCTTTGTTATTTGTGTTGCGTTCAACTGGCCGGAGACACTTATTTTACCTTAATATAATACCAAAGTCCAAGATTCTTGCTTTGTCCGAAGAAGGTTATTCACAATCCAGTGCTCAAATTGATGAGTATTCTAAAAAAGGAACATTGAAAAAGTACAATTTGTTTAAGTGCAATCCTAGTAAACAAGTGCTCAAAGTTTTTATGTATAACCTGCCCCCACAATTTCATTTTGAACTATTGGGATGGAAAGCTGAGGAGAAGAGTGTTTGGCCTGATATCAGGAACACGATTCCTGAATATCCCGGTGGACTAAACTTGCAGCATAGTATTGAATATTGGTTGACTTTGGATCTTTTGTCTTCTGAatttgctgacaatttggacggTCGAAGTGCCATAAGAGTGCATAATTCAAGTGAAGCTGATGTGGTATTTGTTCCTTTCTTTTCATCGATTAGCTATAATCGGTTTTCAAAGCTTAAGCCAGGGCAGAAAACTAGCACGAACGCGTTGTTACAGGAAAAGTTGGTTTCCTTTGTGACAGCTCAAGAGGAATGGAAAAGATCGGGAGGAAAAGATCATATCATTGTGGCACACCATCCGAATAGTCTTTTGGATGCAAGAATGAAGCTTTGGCCTGCAATTTTTGTACTTTCAGACTTTGGAAGGTATCCTCCCACAATAGCTAATGTTGAGAAGGACGTGATTGCACCTTACAAGCATGTCATCAGGAACTATGGCAATGACACTTCTGGTTTTGATAGGCGACCAACTTTGCTCTACTTCCAGGGAGCTATCTACAGAAAAGAT GGTGGGACTATTCGACAAGAGTTATTCTATATGCTGAAAGATGAGAAAGATGTTCACTTCTCCTTTGGTAGTATTCTGAAAAATGGTGTAAAACAAGCAACTCAAGGCATGCACTCTTCCAAATTCTGTCTTAACATCGCAGGTGACACGCCCTCATCAAACCGTCTCTTTGATGCTATTGCAAGTCACTGTGTACCAGTCATCATTAGTGATGAAATCGAGCTTCCCTATGAAGATATTCTTGACTATTCAGAGTTCTGCATATTCGTCAGTACATCAGATGCTCTCAAAGAAAATTTCCTCATAAACTTCATTAGGAACATCACAAAAGAAGAGTGGACTGGAATGTGGGCGAGGTTAAAAGAGATCGAAAATTTGTTTGAGTATCGATATCCTTCCAAGGACAATGATGCAGTTCAAATGATCTGGCAAGCTATCGCCCGTAAGGTTCCTGCTATCAATTTGAAGTTGCATAAATCGTGGAGGTATTCTCGTGCCCCTGTATCGAAAGAAATAGGGCTGAAGTCATTTCCCATGCCAAAGAATATTTTGTAA